The nucleotide window GATGGAGAGATGGTTCAATATGATAAACCAGAAAATATATTAAAAAATCCTAAAAACTCTTTTGTTGAAGCACTTCTTGGAGGAAATAAAACTCTTTTAACTTCATCAATTAAAAAAGTAGTTGATTTTCTTAAAAAAGATTACAGAATAATTGAAAAAAATGATTTAGAAAAAATTAGTGATTATAATGAAAATTTATTTTTGATTAAAGAAAATGGAAAAATTACAAATTACATTTTGAAGAGTGAGTTTATTAAAGGTAAAGCATGTTTAAGAAAGCCTATTTTTATTAATGAAAATGAAAATTTGCTTGAAACAATAATTCTTTTATTAAATAAAGGAGAAAAAATTGCAATCATAAATTGTATAGAAAGAGGAATAATGGGTTATGTTAGATTAGAAGATATGATTAAATTTTTTGAAAAAGAAGATGAATTATCTAATAAATAACTATTATGAAATTTTAATATTGACAAAGAATCACATTTTAGTAACTTTTTTATCTACTATACCTGCAATTTTTATTGGGATTTTTATTGGAGTTTTGTTTTCAAGAAAAAATTTTTTGAAAATTGGTGAAATTATGTTAAATGTTTTTGGAATTTTACAATCAATACCAAGTATTGCATTTATTGCACTTATTTTTACATATACTGGTATAGGACTTAAAACAGTTGTTATATCTTTGTTATTATATTCAATTGTTCCAATAACCTATAATACAATATCTTCAATTAAAATAATTCCAAAAGAGATAATTGAAGCAGGTAAAGGAATGGGGCTAACCAATTTTCAAATTTTAAGAAAAATTGAGGTGCCTTTATCTTTTAAAGGTATTATATCTGGTATAAGAACATCATTTACAATAAATATTGCAACTGCAACAGTTGCAACTGTTATTGGAGTTGATACATTAGGAAAAATTATTTTAATAGGTTTAAGAGTAAGAAAACTTGATATGCTTTGGGTTGGAGGAGTAATAATTGCAATTCTAGCAATTTTCTTTGATTTATTATTTGAGTATTTAGAAAATAAATTTATAAAATGGTAATTTTTTATTATATATTTTAAAATTAGGAGGATAATGTGAAAAGGCTTTTAATTATTTTTATTGTCTTATTTATGCTAGTTTCAATTTTTTATGGATGTACAAAAAAGAGAGAAGAAAAAGAGATAACTCTTGGAGCAAAAGCATTTACAGAAGGTTATATATTAGGTAATCTTGCATCTCTTCTTCTTCAAGAAAATGGCTTTAATGTTAAGGAAAATTTTGGGATGCAAACATTTGTTATAAGAGAAGCATTATTAAATAAGCAGATAGATGGTTATTTTGAATACACTGGAACAGCCTGGTCTGCATTCTTTAAAAAAGATTATTTGATAAGAGACTCTAAGGAGCTTTTTAATGAAGTTAAAAAAGAGGATGAGAAAAATGGAATAGTTTGGATTAATAGAATCGATTTTAATGATACTTATGCACTCGCGATAAGGGATGAAGACAAAATAAAATTTGGAACAACCCTATCATCACTTGCAGAATATATTAATAAAAATCAAGGAAAGGTTAAATTTGCAATAGATCATGAATTTTATGAAAGACCAGATGGATTTGATGCTATGGCAAAATTTTATGGAATGAAATATTCAAAAAATGACATAATAACAATGGATATTGGTTTAACTTA belongs to Caldisericia bacterium and includes:
- a CDS encoding ABC transporter permease is translated as MNYLINNYYEILILTKNHILVTFLSTIPAIFIGIFIGVLFSRKNFLKIGEIMLNVFGILQSIPSIAFIALIFTYTGIGLKTVVISLLLYSIVPITYNTISSIKIIPKEIIEAGKGMGLTNFQILRKIEVPLSFKGIISGIRTSFTINIATATVATVIGVDTLGKIILIGLRVRKLDMLWVGGVIIAILAIFFDLLFEYLENKFIKW
- a CDS encoding glycine/betaine ABC transporter substrate-binding protein; this translates as MKRLLIIFIVLFMLVSIFYGCTKKREEKEITLGAKAFTEGYILGNLASLLLQENGFNVKENFGMQTFVIREALLNKQIDGYFEYTGTAWSAFFKKDYLIRDSKELFNEVKKEDEKNGIVWINRIDFNDTYALAIRDEDKIKFGTTLSSLAEYINKNQGKVKFAIDHEFYERPDGFDAMAKFYGMKYSKNDIITMDIGLTYPAIVDKTKGIDVAMVFSTDGQLKKYNLFVLEDDKNFFPIYNPAFCIRKEVFEKYPEIEKILEPLTKVLTTEDIINLNYQVDVLGKDEKEVARDYLKSKGLIK